One genomic window of Luteitalea pratensis includes the following:
- a CDS encoding alpha/beta fold hydrolase, which translates to MPVSDLPGGQLKQTRVRHVVVAICAALSLAPSSFAQVPPLWGALQPGPERVGFTTVFRFDPERTWARTYDAAGVFVPDSNGRPVQVSVWYPAQATGPCAGMSFGGAVDVDVVVPPPLTDFASAMRLRNREDAHSAVPAERFSELLSSPLHSCAGAPPSGGDAPLVLYAGGLNASVISNIVLAEFLASHGFAVASVSLVGAGDAQVTQSRSAIDLEATVRDLEFASTVVRQLGLARGTRVAVVGHSLGAVAAMIFAARHGNTRAAIGLDGTYGFEGAGSLLTTGFGYDPTRMRAAVLDIRRAEGEQEARLDMASVRAMKYARRDLVAIGAMHHSDFTSFAMVADRFLTPIDPKYAGTRWDRRTGRDGHETTARLILALLFETLKADPLARGRFEALARKHESVRWAALVASPLPPSPEETSRLLTTEGLERVKARFRAACADDAPAGCVDAARFNSFGYALLGKHQVREAIAVLELVAWAHPGLANAQDSLADAYLAAGDRERARRSLQRAIELAPTDASLGPADRERSISEWTARIRAWP; encoded by the coding sequence GTGCCGGTCAGCGACCTACCAGGGGGCCAGTTGAAGCAGACGCGTGTTCGTCACGTCGTGGTCGCCATCTGCGCTGCGCTCTCGCTGGCGCCCAGCAGCTTCGCCCAGGTACCGCCATTGTGGGGCGCGCTTCAGCCAGGTCCCGAGCGCGTTGGTTTTACCACCGTCTTCCGGTTCGACCCCGAAAGGACGTGGGCGAGGACCTACGACGCGGCAGGCGTGTTCGTTCCGGATTCGAACGGCCGGCCGGTGCAGGTCAGCGTGTGGTATCCAGCCCAGGCGACCGGCCCCTGTGCGGGAATGTCGTTCGGTGGGGCCGTCGACGTCGACGTGGTCGTTCCGCCGCCGCTCACCGACTTCGCGAGCGCGATGCGCCTGAGGAACCGTGAAGACGCACACTCGGCGGTCCCGGCCGAGCGCTTCAGTGAACTGCTCTCCTCGCCGCTGCACTCGTGCGCTGGTGCGCCTCCCTCCGGAGGCGACGCGCCGCTCGTCCTCTACGCGGGCGGCCTCAACGCATCGGTCATCTCGAATATCGTGCTGGCCGAGTTCCTCGCGTCGCATGGATTCGCGGTGGCCAGCGTCTCGCTGGTCGGCGCGGGCGACGCGCAGGTGACGCAATCACGGTCGGCGATTGACCTCGAGGCGACCGTGCGCGACCTGGAATTTGCGTCGACCGTGGTGCGTCAGCTGGGCCTGGCCCGCGGCACGCGGGTGGCGGTCGTGGGCCACAGCCTCGGCGCGGTCGCCGCGATGATCTTTGCGGCCCGCCACGGCAACACGCGGGCGGCCATCGGCCTCGATGGCACCTACGGATTCGAGGGGGCTGGGAGCCTGCTGACCACGGGCTTCGGGTACGACCCGACACGGATGCGGGCAGCCGTCCTGGACATTCGGCGGGCCGAGGGAGAACAAGAGGCGCGGCTCGACATGGCGTCCGTACGCGCAATGAAATACGCTCGACGGGATCTCGTGGCCATCGGCGCCATGCACCACAGCGATTTCACGTCGTTCGCCATGGTGGCCGACCGGTTCCTGACACCCATCGACCCGAAGTACGCGGGCACGCGCTGGGATCGCCGGACCGGACGTGACGGACACGAAACCACCGCCCGGCTGATTCTCGCGCTGCTCTTCGAGACATTGAAGGCGGACCCGTTGGCGAGGGGGCGCTTCGAGGCCTTGGCGCGTAAGCACGAGTCGGTGCGCTGGGCAGCACTCGTCGCGTCGCCGCTGCCGCCGTCGCCCGAGGAGACGAGTCGTCTCTTGACGACCGAGGGTCTCGAGCGAGTCAAGGCGAGGTTCCGCGCCGCCTGCGCAGACGATGCCCCGGCCGGCTGTGTCGACGCAGCGCGCTTCAACTCGTTCGGATACGCGCTGCTTGGGAAGCACCAAGTCCGCGAGGCCATCGCCGTTCTCGAGCTCGTCGCCTGGGCGCATCCCGGACTTGCCAATGCGCAGGACAGCCTGGCCGACGCGTACCTCGCCGCGGGCGATCGGGAGCGCGCGCGCCGTTCGCTGCAGCGCGCGATTGAATTGGCGCCCACAGACGCCAGCCTCGGACCCGCAGACCGTGAACGGTCCATCTCCGAGTGGACCGCGCGAATCAGGGCATGGCCATGA
- a CDS encoding pyrroloquinoline quinone-dependent dehydrogenase: MRAILLHSFVAAASVAAVTVTVSSQAPPAAHESARYSPLADVTRSNVTALAPAWTFHTGDFSGGQGPQPKGSVPGVQTRPIVSHGSLYVTTPSSIVIAIDAETGKEQWRHDPHARKGKRCYDAHRGASIWPAVDHERATTRTIFSGTCDGRLIAVDAATGRPRHEFGTAGAIDLRAGVDAREGEDYSVTSAPAIFRDLVITGALVPEEVPRGPAGDIRAFDVRTGREVWRFHTVPRPGEYGHETWPRDGWQRRTGANVWSSMTVDHERGLVFLPIGSASYDFYGGDRKGRNLFANSLVALDAATGTRRWHQQLVHHDVWDYDPPSQPILADIPRNGSVVPVVIQLTKTGLVFVFERVTGLPVFGLEERAVPRSEVPGEETSPTQPFPIAPAPLVRTQPVTKGELNQVTAQSREECERLFARVTSGGLYTPPGLTLTLLFPGTMGGATWSGGAVDPASSLLIVNTNEVGAIGQMVSAPEGSPLPYVRGGGGSLGAYGRFWDSQQLPCQAPPWGRLNAIDLRTGKIAWQVPLGNVPVLEAQGITGTGSLNLGGPVVTAGGLVFIGGATDSRIRAFDLATGQEVWRADLPASGHAAPVVYRGAKSGRQYVAIAAGGGGKFSRTISDAVVAFALR, encoded by the coding sequence GTGCGCGCCATCCTCTTGCACTCCTTTGTCGCCGCCGCGTCCGTCGCGGCGGTGACCGTGACCGTCTCCTCGCAGGCGCCACCCGCGGCGCACGAGAGCGCCCGTTATTCGCCGCTCGCAGACGTGACGCGGAGCAACGTCACCGCCCTCGCACCGGCGTGGACGTTCCACACCGGCGACTTCAGCGGCGGACAGGGACCGCAGCCGAAGGGCAGCGTGCCCGGCGTGCAGACGCGGCCCATCGTCTCGCACGGATCGCTCTACGTCACCACCCCCTCGAGCATCGTCATCGCGATCGACGCCGAGACCGGCAAGGAGCAGTGGCGCCACGACCCGCACGCGCGCAAGGGCAAGCGATGCTACGACGCGCATCGCGGGGCGTCGATCTGGCCAGCGGTCGATCACGAACGCGCGACCACGCGCACGATCTTCTCCGGCACATGTGACGGCCGGCTGATCGCGGTCGACGCGGCCACCGGGCGTCCTCGGCACGAGTTCGGTACTGCCGGCGCCATCGATCTGCGCGCGGGTGTCGACGCGCGTGAAGGCGAAGACTATTCGGTGACGTCCGCGCCGGCCATCTTCCGCGACCTGGTCATCACCGGTGCCCTGGTGCCCGAAGAAGTGCCGCGCGGGCCCGCGGGCGACATCCGCGCCTTCGACGTGCGTACGGGCAGGGAAGTCTGGCGCTTCCACACGGTGCCGCGCCCCGGCGAGTACGGCCACGAGACCTGGCCACGCGACGGGTGGCAGCGGCGCACGGGCGCCAACGTGTGGTCCTCGATGACGGTGGATCACGAGCGCGGTCTCGTGTTCCTGCCGATCGGCTCGGCGTCCTACGACTTCTACGGCGGCGATCGCAAGGGGCGCAACCTCTTCGCGAATTCGCTCGTCGCGCTCGATGCGGCCACCGGCACGCGTCGCTGGCACCAGCAACTCGTGCACCACGACGTCTGGGATTACGACCCGCCGTCACAGCCGATCCTGGCCGACATCCCACGCAATGGCAGCGTCGTGCCGGTCGTCATCCAGCTCACCAAGACAGGCCTCGTGTTCGTGTTCGAGCGAGTCACCGGGCTGCCGGTGTTCGGCCTCGAGGAACGCGCCGTGCCGCGCAGCGAGGTGCCGGGCGAGGAGACGTCGCCGACGCAGCCGTTCCCGATCGCGCCCGCACCGCTCGTGCGCACGCAACCCGTGACCAAGGGCGAGTTGAACCAGGTGACTGCGCAGTCGCGCGAGGAATGCGAGCGGCTGTTCGCGCGTGTCACGAGCGGCGGCCTGTACACACCGCCGGGGCTGACGCTGACGCTGCTGTTTCCAGGCACGATGGGCGGCGCCACGTGGTCCGGCGGTGCCGTTGATCCGGCATCGTCGCTGCTGATCGTGAACACCAACGAGGTCGGCGCGATCGGGCAGATGGTGTCAGCGCCAGAGGGGAGCCCACTCCCCTACGTGCGCGGCGGCGGCGGCAGCCTCGGCGCCTACGGCCGGTTCTGGGACAGTCAGCAGCTACCCTGTCAGGCTCCGCCGTGGGGCCGCCTCAATGCGATTGACCTGCGGACCGGCAAGATCGCGTGGCAGGTGCCGCTCGGCAACGTCCCGGTGCTCGAAGCGCAGGGGATCACCGGAACGGGGTCGCTGAATCTCGGCGGCCCCGTCGTGACCGCCGGCGGGCTGGTATTCATCGGCGGTGCGACCGACAGCCGCATCCGCGCGTTCGACCTTGCGACGGGACAGGAAGTGTGGCGCGCGGACCTGCCGGCCAGCGGGCACGCGGCCCCGGTCGTCTATCGCGGCGCGAAGAGTGGACGTCAGTACGTGGCGATTGCCGCCGGGGGCGGCGGCAAGTTCTCACGGACTATTTCGGATGCTGTCGTCGCCTTTGCCCTGCGATAG
- a CDS encoding AI-2E family transporter, with protein sequence MLMTEQEQLAGYDDHGDDRIPELQALASPPSVPAASSPELRTLVAVVVGAVVVAALYVAQDVLIPMTLAVLLSFVLSPLVDLLRRIGLWRAPAVALSVLVALGAIGLIGTLLGSQATTLAADVPHYVEAVQNKLESIQAVATTRLESITRILNRGRTATTPPIVPAVRPRRNNTGPPALPGGTQQQPLVVELAARNSSVLAVARAVIEPLLGPLETTAIVLIVAVFILMQREDLRDRFIRLVGSRDLHRTTIAMDDAGKRLSRYFVSQLAVNACFGVVIGVGLWLIGVPFAVLWGVLAGLLRFAPYVGPLLAAVAPLTLAAAVDPSWWTTIYVALLFVIIEPLTGYVVEPLLYGHSTGLSPMSVIVAAVFWTWIWGPVGLILSTPLTLCLVVMGRHVKSLEFFDVLLGDRPALSEVNRFYQRTLADDSDEALDQAEKMLADRPLVDYYDSVVVPGLKLAAADEARGTISRQRAAEMTRSILAVIGDLAEHVDAKHTGTSKPEQLLQGTSTGLVACVAGRGPFDDVVTAMLAQLLVQRGVDSRTVLHAAVSRDTIAQLDLSAVKVIAVSYLELAGAPAHLRYLIRRLRRRAPHAAIIAGLWPTGEAVLNEPQAQKALGGDRYVASIREAIDATLAALSDLPPSQEVIPRISAAEAALSPGR encoded by the coding sequence ATGCTTATGACGGAACAAGAGCAACTGGCGGGCTACGACGATCATGGGGACGACCGGATTCCGGAGCTGCAGGCGCTCGCGTCGCCGCCCAGCGTTCCCGCCGCGTCTTCGCCGGAGCTCAGGACTCTGGTCGCGGTCGTCGTGGGGGCGGTCGTCGTTGCGGCGCTCTACGTCGCGCAAGACGTCCTCATCCCGATGACGTTGGCCGTCCTCCTGTCCTTCGTCCTCTCTCCGCTGGTCGATCTTCTTCGGCGGATCGGATTGTGGCGGGCGCCCGCCGTCGCGCTGAGTGTGCTTGTCGCGTTGGGGGCCATCGGTTTGATTGGCACGCTGCTCGGGAGTCAGGCCACGACGTTGGCGGCCGATGTCCCGCACTATGTCGAGGCCGTCCAGAACAAGCTGGAGAGTATCCAGGCTGTCGCTACCACACGCCTCGAATCCATCACGCGAATCCTGAACCGAGGCAGGACTGCCACCACTCCGCCGATCGTTCCCGCTGTCCGTCCGCGACGGAACAACACCGGACCGCCGGCTCTTCCTGGCGGCACGCAGCAACAACCGCTCGTCGTCGAACTTGCCGCGCGGAACTCCTCGGTGCTCGCGGTGGCTCGGGCCGTCATCGAGCCGCTCCTCGGACCGCTCGAAACCACGGCCATTGTGCTGATCGTTGCGGTGTTCATTCTGATGCAGCGCGAGGACCTGCGCGACAGGTTCATACGCCTCGTTGGCTCCAGGGATCTGCATCGGACGACAATCGCGATGGACGATGCTGGTAAACGCCTCAGCCGATACTTCGTGTCCCAACTGGCGGTGAATGCCTGCTTCGGTGTGGTGATCGGCGTGGGACTCTGGCTGATCGGTGTACCGTTCGCAGTGCTCTGGGGCGTGCTGGCAGGTCTGCTCCGATTCGCTCCATACGTCGGGCCACTGCTGGCGGCGGTTGCCCCGCTGACGCTGGCGGCAGCCGTTGACCCGAGTTGGTGGACCACCATCTACGTGGCGCTGTTGTTCGTGATCATCGAACCCCTCACGGGGTATGTGGTCGAGCCACTGCTCTACGGCCACTCCACTGGACTGTCTCCCATGTCCGTGATTGTCGCCGCCGTTTTTTGGACGTGGATTTGGGGCCCGGTCGGCCTCATCCTCTCCACGCCTCTGACGCTCTGCCTCGTCGTCATGGGGCGGCATGTGAAGTCGCTGGAGTTCTTTGACGTACTGCTCGGCGACAGACCGGCCCTGTCAGAAGTGAACCGTTTCTACCAGCGCACGCTCGCAGACGATTCGGACGAGGCGCTCGATCAGGCGGAGAAGATGCTCGCGGATCGGCCTCTTGTCGACTACTACGACAGCGTGGTCGTGCCGGGGCTGAAGCTCGCCGCGGCCGACGAGGCACGCGGGACGATCAGCCGCCAGCGCGCCGCCGAAATGACTCGCTCCATACTCGCCGTCATCGGAGACCTCGCAGAGCATGTCGATGCCAAACACACGGGAACCTCGAAACCGGAGCAGCTCCTGCAGGGAACGTCCACCGGGCTCGTCGCGTGTGTGGCAGGTCGCGGCCCGTTCGACGATGTCGTGACGGCGATGCTGGCACAGCTGTTGGTCCAGCGAGGTGTGGACTCGCGTACAGTCCTCCACGCAGCCGTCTCGCGTGACACGATCGCGCAGCTGGATCTCTCCGCCGTCAAGGTGATCGCCGTCTCCTATCTGGAATTGGCTGGAGCGCCGGCGCACTTGCGGTACCTGATCCGCCGACTTCGGCGCCGCGCGCCTCACGCGGCCATCATTGCTGGTCTATGGCCCACAGGCGAAGCGGTGCTGAACGAACCGCAGGCGCAGAAGGCGCTCGGAGGCGATCGGTACGTCGCCTCCATTCGTGAGGCGATCGACGCGACGTTGGCGGCGCTAAGCGATCTACCGCCATCGCAAGAGGTGATCCCTCGAATCAGCGCCGCTGAAGCCGCATTGAGTCCAGGCAGATAG
- a CDS encoding S41 family peptidase, with amino-acid sequence MFRTSLCFLAVWSTLLAGDVRADEPGSGPGYFRYPTLSDNGIVFTAAGDLWRVGIRGGEATRLTTKAGEESHAAVSPDGTQVAFSATFDGPTEVYVQRLIDGALPVRLTYEIDGAIVVGWTTDGAVLYTTRRHGDLPGVHLARVDPVTRDTTVLPLSLASDGRYDDEGVLYVTRFAFQGSFTKRYQGGGAQSIWRFRPGATEAEPLTANFAGTSRSPMPWRGRIYFQSDRDGTMNVWSMLPDGRDLRQHTHHVDFDVQGASLRGGRIVYQLAADLRVLDVTNGEDVLVPIRLTSMLTQGKERGVPAPAEWISSAHLSPTGDRLALTARGQVFVAPVKKGPVSLAAREPGVRYRDARFLSDGHTLVALADRTGEFEFWTFPADASRPPIAVSTGATVTRRDGVPSPDGRFVAHQDQDQRLWVHDVVTGEGRIVATSETTAFRDLRWSADGQWLAYVQTGANALARIWLYGVRDGKARPVTTDRFDSYSPTWSPDGAWLYFLSDRTFDSLVASPWGARQPEPFFDRQTRVYQLALKHGARSRFATKDERTTPARDPLDIGAGADGIAVPGPGAIDFDGLAARVSDVPLVPGNYSSLDTDGQRLYFLSWDASAPGRKALRMMPIGDSRGLETLAGSVDRYEVSLDGSTLLLVRGDDLLVLPADGTMPHDVSRTKVVFGDWTLTVQPRDEWRQIFVDAWRQQRDGFYDRGMHGVDWVAMRARYEPLIARVTDRAELGDLVAQMVGELSALHMYVHGGDVAKGDEALLGSLGATLVRDEHRGGYRVTRVFIGDPDLPGERSPLAAPHADVREGDVITAVDGVSSLVPDHIQLLLRDALDKDVRLRVVAGDSGTVRDVVVRPISSRRAAELRYRSWEIERRRRVDEAAAGTIGYLHLRAMNAADMAEWQRAFYPVQGRQGLIIDLRRNTGGNIDSWLLSRLLRQAWFYWQPRTGHPTPNMPSAYRGHIAVLVDQETASDGEAFAEGVRRLGLGVVIGTRTWGGEIWGSVGGALVDRGTATVPDTGVFSAQGEWMIEGHGVDPDVVVENLPAATFRGEDAQLAAAVAYLEQRIREAPVPTVKTPRYPDKRAPIVTSTAAR; translated from the coding sequence ATGTTTCGCACCAGCCTCTGCTTCCTCGCCGTTTGGTCCACCCTGCTTGCAGGTGATGTCCGCGCGGACGAGCCGGGTTCAGGACCCGGTTACTTCCGGTACCCCACACTCTCGGACAACGGCATCGTCTTCACGGCCGCGGGCGATCTCTGGCGCGTGGGCATCCGTGGTGGCGAAGCGACGCGCCTGACGACGAAGGCCGGTGAGGAGAGTCACGCGGCGGTGTCGCCCGACGGCACGCAGGTGGCGTTCTCGGCGACGTTCGACGGCCCCACCGAGGTCTACGTCCAGCGCCTCATCGACGGCGCCCTGCCCGTGCGCCTGACATACGAGATCGACGGCGCCATCGTCGTCGGCTGGACGACCGACGGCGCGGTGCTCTACACCACACGCCGGCATGGCGATCTGCCGGGCGTGCACCTGGCGCGTGTCGACCCGGTGACGCGCGACACGACGGTGCTGCCGCTGTCGCTGGCCAGCGACGGTCGGTACGACGACGAGGGTGTGCTGTACGTGACGCGCTTCGCATTCCAGGGCAGCTTCACGAAGCGATACCAGGGTGGCGGCGCGCAGTCGATCTGGCGGTTCCGCCCAGGCGCGACAGAGGCCGAGCCGCTGACGGCGAACTTCGCCGGCACGAGCCGGTCGCCGATGCCGTGGCGTGGCCGCATCTACTTCCAGAGCGATCGCGACGGCACGATGAACGTGTGGTCGATGCTCCCGGATGGCCGGGACCTCAGGCAGCACACGCACCACGTCGACTTCGACGTCCAGGGCGCATCGCTGCGCGGCGGGCGCATCGTCTATCAGCTTGCGGCGGACCTCCGTGTGCTGGACGTGACCAATGGCGAGGACGTACTGGTGCCGATCCGTCTGACGTCCATGCTGACGCAAGGCAAGGAGCGCGGGGTGCCTGCCCCCGCAGAGTGGATCTCGTCGGCGCACCTGTCGCCCACGGGCGATCGCCTGGCCCTGACGGCACGGGGGCAGGTCTTCGTCGCACCGGTGAAGAAGGGGCCTGTGTCGCTTGCCGCACGAGAGCCAGGCGTGCGCTACCGCGACGCGCGCTTCCTTTCCGACGGACACACGCTCGTGGCGCTGGCCGATCGCACCGGTGAATTCGAGTTCTGGACGTTCCCTGCAGACGCGAGCCGGCCGCCGATTGCCGTGTCGACGGGCGCCACCGTGACCCGCCGGGATGGCGTGCCGTCGCCGGACGGCCGCTTTGTGGCCCACCAGGATCAGGACCAGCGTCTCTGGGTGCACGACGTCGTCACTGGCGAGGGCAGGATCGTCGCGACCAGCGAGACGACGGCCTTTCGCGATCTTCGCTGGTCGGCTGACGGCCAGTGGCTCGCGTACGTGCAGACGGGCGCCAATGCGCTCGCCCGCATCTGGTTGTACGGCGTCAGGGACGGCAAGGCGCGGCCAGTCACCACCGACCGCTTCGACAGCTACAGCCCGACGTGGAGTCCAGACGGCGCATGGCTCTACTTCCTCTCCGACCGCACGTTCGACAGCCTCGTGGCCTCGCCGTGGGGCGCGCGACAGCCGGAGCCGTTCTTCGATCGGCAGACCCGTGTCTATCAGCTGGCACTCAAGCACGGCGCCCGATCGCGCTTCGCGACCAAGGACGAACGCACCACACCCGCGCGCGATCCGCTGGACATCGGTGCGGGCGCTGACGGCATTGCGGTGCCAGGCCCCGGGGCCATCGACTTCGACGGTCTGGCCGCCCGCGTCAGCGACGTGCCGCTCGTCCCCGGCAACTACTCGAGCCTCGACACGGATGGCCAGCGGCTGTACTTCCTCTCGTGGGACGCCAGCGCTCCGGGGCGGAAGGCGTTGCGCATGATGCCGATCGGCGACTCGCGTGGGCTGGAGACGCTGGCCGGCAGCGTCGATCGCTACGAGGTGTCGCTCGACGGCTCGACCCTGTTGCTGGTACGCGGCGACGACCTGCTGGTACTGCCAGCCGACGGCACGATGCCACACGACGTCTCGCGCACGAAGGTCGTGTTCGGTGACTGGACGCTCACGGTACAGCCACGTGACGAGTGGCGACAGATCTTCGTCGATGCCTGGCGGCAGCAGCGTGACGGGTTCTACGACCGCGGCATGCACGGCGTCGACTGGGTGGCGATGCGGGCGCGATACGAGCCCCTGATCGCGCGTGTCACCGACCGCGCCGAGCTCGGCGATCTCGTCGCGCAGATGGTGGGCGAACTCTCGGCGCTGCACATGTACGTGCACGGCGGTGACGTTGCCAAAGGCGACGAGGCCTTGCTCGGATCCCTGGGCGCCACGCTCGTGCGCGACGAGCATCGCGGCGGTTATCGCGTCACGCGCGTGTTCATCGGCGATCCCGATCTGCCCGGCGAGCGCAGCCCGCTGGCTGCACCACATGCCGACGTGCGCGAGGGGGACGTCATCACCGCGGTGGACGGCGTAAGCAGTCTGGTTCCGGATCACATCCAGCTGCTGCTGCGCGATGCCCTGGACAAGGACGTCCGCCTGCGCGTCGTCGCTGGGGACTCAGGCACGGTGCGCGACGTGGTGGTGCGGCCGATCTCGTCCCGCCGCGCCGCGGAACTCCGATACCGCTCCTGGGAAATCGAGCGCCGCCGCCGCGTCGACGAGGCGGCGGCCGGCACGATCGGCTACCTGCACCTGCGGGCGATGAACGCCGCAGACATGGCGGAGTGGCAGCGCGCCTTCTACCCGGTGCAGGGCCGGCAGGGCCTGATCATCGACCTGCGTCGCAACACCGGCGGCAACATCGACAGCTGGCTGCTCAGCCGACTGCTGCGGCAGGCCTGGTTCTACTGGCAGCCGCGCACAGGACACCCGACGCCGAACATGCCCTCCGCCTACCGCGGGCACATCGCGGTGCTGGTGGATCAGGAAACGGCGTCGGACGGCGAGGCGTTTGCCGAAGGGGTGCGTCGCCTCGGGCTTGGTGTCGTGATTGGCACGCGCACATGGGGTGGGGAGATCTGGGGATCGGTCGGCGGCGCCCTCGTCGATCGCGGCACCGCGACGGTGCCCGATACCGGCGTCTTCAGCGCCCAGGGCGAGTGGATGATCGAGGGACATGGCGTCGATCCTGACGTCGTCGTGGAGAACCTCCCAGCGGCGACGTTCCGCGGCGAGGATGCGCAACTGGCGGCCGCCGTGGCCTACCTCGAGCAGCGCATCCGCGAAGCGCCGGTGCCGACGGTGAAGACGCCCCGCTATCCCGACAAGCGCGCGCCGATCGTCACCAGCACTGCCGCACGTTGA
- a CDS encoding YihY/virulence factor BrkB family protein — MRATTILRMFQTALQAWWDDDALRLGASLAYYTLFAIAPILLVATAIAGMVFGAEAVRGEIVGQLDYLTGPEGARAVQSLLEGASQRRTGILATAFGGVAFVVAATGAFLELQSALNTIWRVTSKPGTNLRAFLLDRVRSFGLVVAVGFLLMVSLAVTAAIAALNGWLARYAPSIPLLWSGVSMFVSLLVTTALFALLFRFLPDVRLRWRDVMTGALATAVLFTIGQQLIGLYLGQSSMSSSYGAAGSVMILLLWVYYSCQILLLGAEFTRVYAEHSGTKPAPQSFAEKDRGTR, encoded by the coding sequence ATGCGCGCTACTACCATCCTGCGAATGTTCCAAACGGCACTCCAGGCTTGGTGGGATGATGACGCACTCCGTCTCGGCGCGTCACTCGCCTATTACACGCTGTTCGCGATCGCGCCAATCCTGCTGGTCGCGACGGCCATCGCAGGCATGGTGTTCGGCGCCGAGGCCGTCCGCGGGGAAATCGTCGGACAGCTCGATTACCTCACCGGACCCGAGGGTGCACGCGCCGTACAGAGTCTTCTCGAGGGCGCCAGCCAACGCCGAACTGGCATCCTCGCCACCGCCTTCGGCGGCGTCGCCTTCGTCGTCGCTGCCACGGGAGCGTTCCTCGAACTTCAGAGTGCGCTGAACACGATCTGGCGCGTAACGTCCAAGCCGGGGACCAATCTCAGAGCATTCCTGCTGGATCGCGTGCGCTCGTTCGGGTTGGTGGTGGCGGTCGGCTTTCTGTTGATGGTGTCTCTCGCGGTGACGGCCGCAATTGCCGCCCTGAACGGCTGGCTCGCCCGCTACGCCCCCAGCATCCCGCTGCTGTGGAGTGGCGTCAGCATGTTCGTGTCGCTCCTTGTGACGACGGCGCTGTTCGCGCTCCTCTTCCGCTTCCTGCCGGATGTACGTCTCCGCTGGCGCGATGTGATGACCGGCGCGCTCGCGACGGCCGTGCTCTTTACGATCGGTCAACAGCTCATCGGCCTATACCTGGGCCAGAGCAGCATGTCCTCCAGCTACGGTGCAGCAGGATCGGTGATGATTCTCCTGCTGTGGGTGTACTACTCGTGCCAGATCCTGCTGCTCGGCGCCGAGTTCACCCGCGTATACGCTGAGCACAGCGGTACGAAACCGGCCCCACAGTCCTTCGCAGAAAAAGACCGTGGCACCCGCTAG
- a CDS encoding YtxH domain-containing protein, protein MTSHYDYRYADTEDNSGHSTPAWVVGLIAGAALGGGLALLFAPRQGTYTRNQLAERGQQAGRQLRQAYDSVAGTARRNARRLTEQAQDWRRSRLDDFVSTASDPMPAGEHHSADSSRVMSPAPSEPRSPFA, encoded by the coding sequence ATGACCAGCCACTACGACTACCGCTACGCAGACACCGAGGACAACTCCGGCCACTCGACGCCGGCCTGGGTGGTCGGCCTCATTGCCGGCGCCGCTCTCGGCGGCGGCCTCGCGCTGTTGTTCGCCCCACGCCAGGGCACCTACACCCGGAACCAGCTCGCCGAGCGAGGGCAGCAGGCCGGTCGCCAGCTTCGGCAGGCCTACGACAGCGTCGCCGGCACTGCCCGTCGTAACGCGCGCCGGCTCACCGAGCAGGCGCAGGATTGGCGCCGGTCGCGCCTGGACGACTTCGTGTCGACCGCAAGCGACCCAATGCCAGCTGGCGAGCACCACTCCGCCGATTCGTCACGGGTGATGTCGCCCGCACCATCGGAGCCGCGCTCGCCGTTCGCCTAG